Proteins co-encoded in one Thamnophis elegans isolate rThaEle1 chromosome 1, rThaEle1.pri, whole genome shotgun sequence genomic window:
- the LSM4 gene encoding U6 snRNA-associated Sm-like protein LSm4, protein MLPLSLLKTAQNHPMLVELKNGETYNGHLVSCDNWMNINLREVICTSRDGDKFWRMPECYIRGSTIKYLRIPDEIIDMVKEEVVSKGRGRGGMQQQKQQKGRGIGGPGRGVFGGRGRGGIPGSGRGQQEKKPGRQATKQ, encoded by the exons ATG CTTCCACTATCCTTGCTGAAAACAGCACAGAACCACCCAATG CTGGTGGAACTCAAAAATGGTGAAACTTACAATGGTCACTTGGTTAGCTGTGATAACTGGATGAACATCAATCTTCGAGAAGTTATCTGTACATCAAGG GATGGAGACAAATTCTGGAGGATGCCTGAATGTTACATCCGTGGCAGCACCATCAAATACCTGCGTATTCCTGATGAGATCATTGATATGGTGAAAGAAGAGGTGGTCTCCAAAGGCAGGGGCCGTGGTGGAATGCAGCAACAGAAGCAGCAGAAAGGCCGTGGCATTGGTGGCCCTGGGCGAG GAGTGTTTGGAGGTCGTGGTCGAGGGGGAATCCCAGGGAGTGGCCGAGGACAGCAAGAAAAGAAGCCAGGGAGACAAGCAACAAAGCAGTGA